The nucleotide sequence TTTTGCGGGAAGAATAGCGCGTTCGTTCAATGATGATCAAAATAATGGAAGGGAAAATAAATCGAACAACTTAAAAGTTATATCCTTGTTCTTCAACTTGAGTCAAATTGAAGAAGCCCTTAACAATGTGCCGGAAGCCTATCATATTAAAAAGCTGATTTCCTTTGCCGATTATGGGTTAAAGTTGTCCTGTACAGAAAACCGGGCTTTGGCGAATCAAGTCCTTCAAATCCACAAGGCCAAAGGCTTGCATAAGATGTTGTCGTTCTATAAGCTTATAGATCATGCGTCTAGAAACAAAGATATAATGGTACTGTCGGCAAAAGCGGCGATGAAATGTAATCAGGCAAGTGAAGAGCCGAAGCTGAGAAAAATCTTCGATTTTATTAAAGAGAATCATAGGGATACGATCACATTGGAACAAATTTCGGCAATAGCAAACATGTCACCTACCGGATTTTGTCGATTTTTTAAGTCTCATGAACAAAAAACGTTTTCACAGTATTTGGCCGAAGTTAGAATCGAAAGCGCTTGTAAAATGCTGAAGGATAAGGGGTATTCTATTTCAGATTGTTGTTACGGAAGTGGTTTTAATAATTTATCGAACTTTAATCGGCATTTTAAAAAGCAGACCGGGATGTCCCCCTCCGAGTATCGCATTAAAGTAACGGGAGATTGCTCCGGTAAAAACCGCAAGTGTGCCTAGATAAGGCTTTAATAGGCAGGTATTTTGAAACCAATCGAGCTACTTTAAAAGTTAGGAATTAAGGAAAAACGGGGGCGGGTCGGCAAAGAAAACAAGAAAATAGTATTGTTTTCGGCTAAAATGTATAACATGATTTCGTAAAATCTACCCTAATATTGTGTGGCTTCTAGATGATACCTTTGGGTGTTGTAGGGCAAAAGAAAATTATTATCTAACAAGAGATTATTTGTAAAGAGGAATAACTATGAAGAGAGCTGTATTGAACGTTCTATTGGCAATTTTGGTATTTGTGAATGTGGGCTATGCGCAAGAAGCGAAAAAACTGACCTTGGCCGATATTTATAAAAACGGTGAGTTTGGCCAGAAAGGCTATGGTCCGATCAGGTGGATGAAAGACAATAAGGGCTATTCTACATTGGAGGCGAACAAAGATTTATCAGGTAAGGATATCGTTAAGTACGATGCCAAAACCGGACGAAGGTCCATTGTCGTTTCAGCGGCCGATTTAATACCTCAGGGAAGTGAAAAGCCATTGGTTATCAAAGATTACAAATGGTCTGAAGACAACACAAAACTTCTCGTTTTTACCAATACCAGAAAAGTGTGGCGCTACCACACCCGTGGCGATTATTGGGTATTGGACCTTGCTACCAAAAAACTGGTCCAATTAGGTAAAACCTTGCCCGAGGCTACTTTAATGTTCGCCAAGTTTTCCCCAGACGGTTCTAGGGTCGGCTACGTTAGCAACCTGAATATTTATGTAGAGGATTTGAATACGAACAGCTTTACCCAGATTACCAAAGATGGGGGTGATCATATTATTAATGGCACCTTTGATTGGGTCTATGAGGAAGAATTGAATTGTAGGGACGGGTTTCGATGGAGTCCCGACGGAGAGCATATCGCGTACTGGCAATCCAATACAGAAGGTGTGGGCACTTTTTATATGATCAATAATCTCGATTCTATTTATTCAAAGCCTATTCCAATGCCTTACCCTAAGGTGGGCACACAACTTTCCGCCGTAAAAGTAGGCGTAGTACCGGCAAAAGGAGGAAGTACAAAATGGTTTGATATTCCCGGGGACCCAAGAAATAATTATTTGGCCCGAATGGACTTTATTCCGAATTCTAACGAAGTAATGATCCAACAGCTCAATCGTCCCCAAAACACGAATAAGGTGTATGTGGCCAATGTTGAAACCCTTGAATTCAAAAATATTCTAACAGAGAAAGATGAAGCCTTTTTGGATATTCACGATGATATTCGATGGTTGGATAATGAGAGATATTTTACATGGTCTAGCGAACGCGATGGTTGGTTGAAACTATATAAGGTCTCAAGAGATGGTTCGGATATTCAGCCGATTACCAAAGGGGACTTTGATGTAGTGAGTATCAACTGTATAGATCCCAAAAGTGGTTATGTATACTATATCGCTTCGCCCGATAACTTTACGCAACGTTATTTGTACAGAAGTAGGATTGATGGAAAGGGTACTGCCCAGCGTGTAACACCGGCGTCAAATTCAGGTCAGAACTCTTATCAGATTTCTCAAAATGCCAAATGGGGAATACATGTATTCCAAAATGCAACGACACCGTCCGTATATTCGCTGGTAAGTCTACCTTCCCATAAAACGGTACGCGTACTTGAGGATAATAAGGAGCTGAAAGAAAAATATGATGCGCTAAAACTGAATCCTAAGGAGTTTGTAAAAGTTGATATAGGCGATGATGTTCTTGATGCCTTTATGATCAAACCGATTGATTTTGACCCTTCAAAAAAATACCCATTGTTGTTTTACGTGTACGGTGAGCCTGCGGGTGCTACGGTTCAAGATAATTGGGGTGGAGGAAGCCTTTGGGACCAATATATGGCACAACAAGGCTACATCGTAATGAGCGTTGATAACAGGGGAACGAAAACCCCTAGAGGAAAAAAGTGGAGGAATGCCATATATGGACAGATAGGTATTCTAGCGTCTGAAGACCAAAACAAGGCGGCAAATAAAATAATCGATACCTATGGCTTTATCGATCCGGCCCGAGTGGGTATTTGGGGATGGAGCGGTGGAGGCCAGATGACCTTGAACTGTATGTTCCGTTACCCAGGGACTTATAAGTCCGGGTTGGCCGTGAGCTTCGTATCCGATCAAAGATTGTACGATGCCACCTACCAAGAGCGCTATATGGGCCTATTGTCTGATAATGCCAAAGGCTACCATGACGGTTCCCCTATAAATTTCGCCCAAAACTTAGAAGGTAATCTTATGGTCATACACGGTACGGCAGATGATAACGTGCACTACCAGAGTTATGAAATGTTGGTAGACAAGCTAATCGCCAATAATAAGATATTTGATATGATGTCTTACCCCATGAGGGCGCATGGCATTTATGAACGGGAAAATACTTCATACCATCTAAGACAGACCATGGAAAATTTTTGGAAGGAAAACCTGCCGGCAGGAGGTAAATAAGTCCCTTTAAAACTTTTGGTGTCTTCCTTTTTTACAGAAAAGCATGGCACGTAGAGGGGGATTAAAAGAGAACGGGCCCTCTTGTGGGAAACGAGGAAACGGGTAGTAGTGCTGGAAGCCGATTAAGAATTAATTAATTTTCAAAACATTTGACAATGTCATATCCAACAGTTTTCTGCGGCGCAGGTATACGACCTTATTTAGCCTTTCTTCTTTTTATCACAGGCGCTATTGCAACGGCTCAAAAAAAGGAAGGATCGTCTGAAAATGTAGAGCGACCTAATATTATATTCCTGCTTTCCGATGATCAGACGAGTGTAGCCACTGGTTGTTACGGAAACGACCAGGTGAAAACACCCAATATGGACCAATTGGCCAAAGATGGTGTGTTATTTCTCAATCACTATAATACGACCTCTATATGTATGGCGAGTCGGGCCAATATATTAACGGGGATGTATGAATACAAAACCGGGTGTAATTTCATGCATGGTGACCTTGGGGTAGACAAGTTCGAAAATTCCTATCCGGTGTTGTTGAAAGCAGCTGGTTATTTTACGGGCTTTGCGGGCAAGGTCGGATTTGTACTTGAGGGGGGAGATTCAGAAAAAATCGAGGACGGATTGCCGGTAGGTTATTTTGACAAATGGGGCGGAGGGCCTGAACAAACCGAATACGAGACGGCCAAAAACCCGACTATAGCAGGATATGCGAAGGAATATCCACATAGCACACGGGCCTATGGTGCTTGGGCGGGAGATTTTATAAAGGAGGCGAAGAGTTCAGGGAAGCCGTTTTGTATGTCCATTAGTTTTAAGGCTCCCCATTTACCTTTTACACCCGATCCTTTCTTTGATGGGGTCTATGCCGGACAAACCTATAAAAAACCCGATAATTACGGAGCGGAAAATGCCACCCATTTGTCGCCCCAGGCAAAATCGGGCCGTCAGTATAATTCCTATAATTTTTGGAGGGAGTCGGAAGCGTCCTATCAAGAAGCCATTACAAAATACAATCAGTTGATCCATGGTGTGGATTATGCCATTGGAATGATTCGTAAATCCTTGGCGGAACAGGGTGTCGATAAAAATACCATCATCATTTTTACAAGTGATAACGGCTATAGCTGTGGAGCCCATAACCTTGCGGGAAAGGTACTGCCGTATGAGGAAGCTTCCAGGTCGCCATTTATCATCTACGACCCACGGGCGCCCCAAAGCCAACGCGGTATTAAGCGGAAGACCGTAACGGCCAATATAGATATGGCCCCGACCATCTTGAGTTATGCCGGTCTTGAAATACCTGAAAATATGGACGGGGAAAACTTAGTGCCCTTAATGGCGAAGGAGTCGGGTGTTGAAAGAGATCATATAGCCTTGACCAATATGTGGGGAAACGATGAAATTCAGGCCATGTCCGTGGTTACCGAAGCCTATAAATATATCTACTGGCAATATACCGATGAACGCATGCGGCCTACGGAAGAATTGTTCCATATTTCGGAAGATAAACTTGAAATGCACAATCTGGCAAAGGATGACGCCTACAAAACGGAACTGGCCCAAATGCGGAAGCTTTATGATGGGCAATATAAGCGTTTGGTAAAAGAGGGGATAAAAGCGAACGATTACGAAAAATACGCTATTCTGTTCAATAGAAATGCCCCGGAGAGCGCGAAGAAACAGTATCGTCAACTTACGTATAAGAAGATGATCGAGAAGAGTCGAAATAAGAATTAAAAAACAAGGATATTTGTGGCGGACTATGGGAAATTGCCTAAAAGCACCTCTACCGGAAGAAGCTAAATAAGTAACTAGCCCGTTTTTTGATGGTTCAAGTTTTAAGTTTAATTATTTGATATTTTATTCATGTTTTCAACAGAAGAGTACATAGCACGTAGAGCGAAGTTAAAGGAGTTGATGGGGAGCGGATTGGTGCTTCTTATGGGCAATGAAGAGGTAGGTATAAATTTTGAAGACAATATATACCCGTTCAGGCAAGATAGTAGCTTTCTTTATTTCTTCGGAATACAGACAAATGGTTTGGCCGCTATTATTGATTTGGAAAGCGGGGAAGAACTGATTTTCGGCGATGACCCGTCTATCGATCATATCGTATTTTCAGGACCGATAGAATCATTGCAAAGCCAAGCGGCGAAAGTAGGGGTGACCCATGTGAAGTCGGGTACAGATCTATCCGATTATCTAGGAGAGGCTGTTTCTAAAGGTAAAAAAGTGCATTACTTGCCGCCTTATAGGGCGGAACATGCCTTGAAACTTACAGATTTGTTACATGTGCCTACATCGAAGCTTAAAGAGCAGAGTTCTACTGAACTTATAAAGGCTATTGTGCAACTGCGCACCATAAAGTCGGAAGCTGAGGTGGTAGAAATAGAAAAGGCATTGAATGTTACGGTAGACATGCACTATAAGGCCATGGAAATGGCCCAACCTTTAATTAAGGAGTCCGATGTATATGGGGCCGTCAGTCAGATTGCATTGGCAAAGGGTGTTGGTACTTCTTTTCCGCCCATCGTAACCATTAATGGACAGATTTTACATAACCACTATAGGGGTAATGAATTGAAAGAGGGGGATATGCTACTTTGCGATTGTGGAGCGGAGATAGCTTCCGGCTATGCAGGGGACCTGACACGTACTTTTCCGGTATCTAAAAAGTTCAGTAAAGACCAAAAGGAAATCTACAATATTGTTTTTGAGGCATATAGTACGGCCGTGGCCTTGCTAAAGCCGGGGAGATTGTTTTTAGACGTTCATTTGGCGGCCTGCGAAAAAATTGTGGAAGGCTTGATAGCATTCGGTCTTATGAAAGGAAATGCAAAGGAAGCGGTTGCGGAAGGCGCCCATACCATGTTCTTTCAATGTGGCCTTGGGCATATGTTAGGACTTGATGTACACGATATGGAAAACCTAGGGGAGCAATATGTAGGCTATACCGATACCTTAAAACAACGGACCGATTTCGGTTTCCGTTCCTTGCGATTGGGGCGTGCCTTGGAAGAAGGCATGGTAGTAACCGTTGAACCTGGTATTTACATCATTCCCGAGCTAATTGACCTTAGAAAAAAAGAAGGCAAGTATCTAGACTTTGTAAATTATGAGATGCTTGAAAAATATAGGGATTTTGGGGGAATTCGAATTGAAGACGTGTTCTTGATTACCCCGGAAGAAGGGGGTAGGATACTCGGTAATAGATTGCCGGGCTCTGCTGCGGAAATAGAAGAGTTTATGCTATCTCATCAAAGATTGTAATTGCTTTTACAGTTAGGCTTGCAATCTTTGTTTTGAGTTAATCAGTTTTAGTAGTAGGCCTTGGTAAAACAAGGCCTTTTTTATACCGTCGAATTTTTTTTTAGCTGCAAAAAGGGGAGCTGTACTGATATAAAATGCGGTACAGGTGATTAGAAAAAACATAGCGGTTTTAAGGCTATGGTAAAAAAAAAGCCGGTCATAACGACCGGCTTTAATTTACCTTCTAAAATTAATCTTTGTCGAGCAGCTCCATGTCGGTATACTCAAACTTTTGTCCCCCAACGGAAAGATCGGCCATCAATCCCTTTTTGGGCTTGGCGAATACCACTACACCGTCGTCATAATTGGCATTGGCAGCAACACCTTTTTTTAGGGCTACCGCTGTGGCCTGGGCAGAAAGTTCGTATTCCCCTCGTTTAAATTCGTTTAAGGCATCCGCTGTTTCGAAGAATATAACTTCGGTCAACGCTTGTCCTCCGGCTTGAAGACCTACATCTAGTTTCTTTAGGTCGGCCATACCTACAGCTTTGCCCTTCTCATAAAGTACACCGTTACCAGATGCCCCTCCGATGATAAGTCCGCCTTCACCGACATTGGGAAATACAACGTATCCCGATGCATTTTTAAAGAACTGATCGAGTCCGTACTTGTCAGATTGTAATTTAATTTTCGCTTTCTCGGCATCGGATATAACTCTTTGGTCATCTTTGTCTTGGGCAAAGGAAACAAAGCTTATGCATACGAGTACCATGGTTAAAATCGATTTTTTCATTTTCATATCACTATGTTTAAATTTAACTTCATTTAAAAATCAACTTGCATTGATTTCGATACAAAATTACCGGTCGATATCAACCCATATTAGCGCTATGCATTGAAATTATGATGCAAAAAAAGAAGGTCGTCCCTTAAGAAATAAAGCGCTTTGGTTGTAATAAAAAAAGAAAAACTCTAGGGGGATTAGACCAATATAACGAAGGGAGTGTTCCCTTCTTCGGTAGTAGAGGCACTAGCCATTGACTCAAGGCTTTTGTGGAGCATGATTTTTAGGTCTTCGAACGAGGTTGGTTTTTGAATATATTGATTGGCACCATCCGTTTGTAGTTGGTTTACCTCTCTGTCACGGTGGAATGTAGAATATACGATCACTTTAATGGCATCGAACCTTTGAAAGTTTCTGATATCGGTCAAACATTCAAAGCCGTTCATCAAGGGCATGTTCAGGTCAAGATAGATAGCGTCGGGCAAGGGTTTGGCGGAGAAAAGATCGTCCATAAGGTCAACGCCATTGTCGAATTGGGTCACCGTGGTGGGGATGTCGATTTCACTAAGGGCCTCTACGAACAACTCTCTATCATCATTGTCATCATCGGCCAAATATAGGTTTAGGTTTTTCATAAATAGCGAATAAGGTGTATATCTTTAATAAGGATGCATATTAGTGTCTTGCTTAGGCTCGGTCTAGAGGTGATCGAAATCAACTTGTTGAACTGTGTAGCACCTTAAGCATATCTCATTTTAAAAAATTAAAGGGGGATTTTACGCTGCAAAATATGGCCCTTTGGCTGTATAAGGGGAGGGGATTGCGATAAATATTGACTCAATACGTTCTCGGGTCAATATGTCGTCTCTATATGATGCGTTCGCCCGGCTGAGTCAAGATGGCGTAAGATTGTGGGATCTTAATCGCTAAAAAATAATATCGTATTCGCAGCCGATATTTCGTGTTCGGCCACGGTTGGTTTTTGTGTGCGCACACAATTATTGTAAAATCCCTAGGTTTTTTCAAAATAGAAAATTACATTCGTAGATTCATGATCCTTTTGTGTCTTTGGTTTTAATGAAGGAAGATGCTATGGAATCCGCTGGAATCTTACGACATCATAAGGGATGATCGTTCGAAAATTAGCTTGTAGAGTATAGGATAACGATATAAAAGGGTAGGGGCGAGGTCCTAGGTTTAAAAGAAAGCAAGGCCCTTATCGAAAACGTAAAATTATAAATTCAAACCATTTAGAAATTATAGAAATGAAGTACTTAAACCTTAGCAAGTTAAAATCCATCCGTTATGGCGGTGTCTTTTTATTTATGGCATCCGGTCTATTATTGAGTTGTGAACCTGAAAAGGAAGCCATACCATACATCGATCTTTTTGATGGAGAAACCTTAACGGGATGGACGCAAAAAGGGGGAGAAGCTATTTATGAGGTCAGGGACAATGCCATTGTCGGGACCACGGTCAAAAATACTCCGAACTCTTTTATGACCACTGATAAAATGTACGATGATTTCATTTTGGAATTGGATTTTAAAGTAGATCCTTCAATGAATTCGGGTATTCAGATCCGAAGCAATAGTTTTCCGTATTATATGAACGGAAGGATACATGGGTACCAAGTTGAGATCGACCCATCTGATCGGGCATGGAGTGCCGGTATTTACGACGAGGCGCGAAGAGGGTGGTTACATCCGCTGGCCGACGATAACGTAAAGGCCAAACAAGCCTTTAAGCAAAACGATTGGAACCATTATCGTATTGAAGCGATCGGTGATACCCTAAAGACCTGGATCAACGGCGTGCCGGCGGCTCATCTTATCGATAGCCAGACTGACAGTGGGTTTATCGGCCTACAGGTACATTCTATACATAAAGACCAAAAAGCGGGAACCGAGATCGCGTGGAAGAACATCAAGATCCTTACCGAAGATCTACAGAAATATGCAAAGGAGAGTCCTCTTCCCGCCGTTAATATGGCCAACAAATTGACCAAGAACGAAAAGGATCAAGGTTGGGAATTGCTCTGGGACGGAGAAACGACCAATGGTTGGAGAGGCGCTAAATTGGAAACTTTCCCGACAAAAGGCTGGGAAATCAAAGATGGTATCTTAACGGTATTGTCCTCCGGTGGGGAAGAGTCCGCTGCAGGGGGTGATATTGTCACTACCAAAAATTACGGTAATTTTGAGATTATGGTCGATTTTAAATTGACCGAGGGCGCCAATAGTGGTATAAAATACTATGTGGATACCAACATCAACAAGGGAGAAGGTTCTTCCATTGGTTTGGAATATCAAATCTTGGACGATGACAAACATCCTGATGCCAAAAAGGGAAACCACGAAGGAAGCCGTACCGTTTCTTCGCTTTATGACCTAATCAAAGCGGATCCCAAAAAACCGATCAAACCTATTGGTGAGTGGAATACTGCCCGAATCGTTTCTAAAGACAACCATGTGGAGCACTACTTGAACGGGGCAAAGGTATTGGAGTATGAAAGAAAAAGTGAAGCCTATAGAAAATTGGTATCTGAAAGCAAATACGTAAAGTGGCCTAATTTCGGTGAACTCGATAGCGGTCAGATCTTATTGCAAGACCATGGTGACAGGGTTAGCTTCAAGAACATCAAAATAAAAACGCCTAAAAACCAATAGTAATGACCAGTAGACGAAACTTTATAAAGAAAACGGCAACCGGTTCAGTGGCATTGACTTTTGGCGGACTAGTATTGCCTTCTATGGCCAATGCGAACATCCTTGGAGCCAATGACCATATCAACTGTGCCATTATCGGGGTTCGAAGTAGGGCCAAGGCCCATGTGATGGCCATTCACCAGCAGAAGAACGCTAAAATTGTATACAGCTGCGACGTTGATGATACCATATTGGAAGAACACAATAAATGGTGCCAGAAAAATATTGGATATATTCCTAAAATAGAAAAGGACTTTAGGAAGGTCTTGGAAGATAAAGATGTAGATGCCGTTTTCATCGCTACACCCGAGCATTGGCACGCACCAATGGCCATTATGGCCTTACAGGCGGGCAAGCATGTCTATGTAGAAAAACCTTGTAGCCACAACCCTTACGAAAACGATTTATTGGTAAGGGCCCATAAAAAGTACGGTAAAAAGGTACAAATGGGAAATCAACAACGATCGGCCCGTACCTCGATTATGGGAATAGAGGATATTAGGAATGGCGTAATCGGCGAAGTGTATAAAGGTGAGGCTTATTACAGCAGTAACCGCGGTTCAATTGGTA is from Zobellia galactanivorans and encodes:
- a CDS encoding helix-turn-helix domain-containing protein, producing the protein MKKIFSFGSNVSARLYDSGRSIDEFVVLLVLRGKGEFFIGDNVVPFVKNDLFFFAGRIARSFNDDQNNGRENKSNNLKVISLFFNLSQIEEALNNVPEAYHIKKLISFADYGLKLSCTENRALANQVLQIHKAKGLHKMLSFYKLIDHASRNKDIMVLSAKAAMKCNQASEEPKLRKIFDFIKENHRDTITLEQISAIANMSPTGFCRFFKSHEQKTFSQYLAEVRIESACKMLKDKGYSISDCCYGSGFNNLSNFNRHFKKQTGMSPSEYRIKVTGDCSGKNRKCA
- a CDS encoding S9 family peptidase, with amino-acid sequence MKRAVLNVLLAILVFVNVGYAQEAKKLTLADIYKNGEFGQKGYGPIRWMKDNKGYSTLEANKDLSGKDIVKYDAKTGRRSIVVSAADLIPQGSEKPLVIKDYKWSEDNTKLLVFTNTRKVWRYHTRGDYWVLDLATKKLVQLGKTLPEATLMFAKFSPDGSRVGYVSNLNIYVEDLNTNSFTQITKDGGDHIINGTFDWVYEEELNCRDGFRWSPDGEHIAYWQSNTEGVGTFYMINNLDSIYSKPIPMPYPKVGTQLSAVKVGVVPAKGGSTKWFDIPGDPRNNYLARMDFIPNSNEVMIQQLNRPQNTNKVYVANVETLEFKNILTEKDEAFLDIHDDIRWLDNERYFTWSSERDGWLKLYKVSRDGSDIQPITKGDFDVVSINCIDPKSGYVYYIASPDNFTQRYLYRSRIDGKGTAQRVTPASNSGQNSYQISQNAKWGIHVFQNATTPSVYSLVSLPSHKTVRVLEDNKELKEKYDALKLNPKEFVKVDIGDDVLDAFMIKPIDFDPSKKYPLLFYVYGEPAGATVQDNWGGGSLWDQYMAQQGYIVMSVDNRGTKTPRGKKWRNAIYGQIGILASEDQNKAANKIIDTYGFIDPARVGIWGWSGGGQMTLNCMFRYPGTYKSGLAVSFVSDQRLYDATYQERYMGLLSDNAKGYHDGSPINFAQNLEGNLMVIHGTADDNVHYQSYEMLVDKLIANNKIFDMMSYPMRAHGIYERENTSYHLRQTMENFWKENLPAGGK
- a CDS encoding sulfatase family protein; amino-acid sequence: MSYPTVFCGAGIRPYLAFLLFITGAIATAQKKEGSSENVERPNIIFLLSDDQTSVATGCYGNDQVKTPNMDQLAKDGVLFLNHYNTTSICMASRANILTGMYEYKTGCNFMHGDLGVDKFENSYPVLLKAAGYFTGFAGKVGFVLEGGDSEKIEDGLPVGYFDKWGGGPEQTEYETAKNPTIAGYAKEYPHSTRAYGAWAGDFIKEAKSSGKPFCMSISFKAPHLPFTPDPFFDGVYAGQTYKKPDNYGAENATHLSPQAKSGRQYNSYNFWRESEASYQEAITKYNQLIHGVDYAIGMIRKSLAEQGVDKNTIIIFTSDNGYSCGAHNLAGKVLPYEEASRSPFIIYDPRAPQSQRGIKRKTVTANIDMAPTILSYAGLEIPENMDGENLVPLMAKESGVERDHIALTNMWGNDEIQAMSVVTEAYKYIYWQYTDERMRPTEELFHISEDKLEMHNLAKDDAYKTELAQMRKLYDGQYKRLVKEGIKANDYEKYAILFNRNAPESAKKQYRQLTYKKMIEKSRNKN
- a CDS encoding aminopeptidase P family protein; translation: MFSTEEYIARRAKLKELMGSGLVLLMGNEEVGINFEDNIYPFRQDSSFLYFFGIQTNGLAAIIDLESGEELIFGDDPSIDHIVFSGPIESLQSQAAKVGVTHVKSGTDLSDYLGEAVSKGKKVHYLPPYRAEHALKLTDLLHVPTSKLKEQSSTELIKAIVQLRTIKSEAEVVEIEKALNVTVDMHYKAMEMAQPLIKESDVYGAVSQIALAKGVGTSFPPIVTINGQILHNHYRGNELKEGDMLLCDCGAEIASGYAGDLTRTFPVSKKFSKDQKEIYNIVFEAYSTAVALLKPGRLFLDVHLAACEKIVEGLIAFGLMKGNAKEAVAEGAHTMFFQCGLGHMLGLDVHDMENLGEQYVGYTDTLKQRTDFGFRSLRLGRALEEGMVVTVEPGIYIIPELIDLRKKEGKYLDFVNYEMLEKYRDFGGIRIEDVFLITPEEGGRILGNRLPGSAAEIEEFMLSHQRL
- a CDS encoding lipid-binding SYLF domain-containing protein, coding for MKMKKSILTMVLVCISFVSFAQDKDDQRVISDAEKAKIKLQSDKYGLDQFFKNASGYVVFPNVGEGGLIIGGASGNGVLYEKGKAVGMADLKKLDVGLQAGGQALTEVIFFETADALNEFKRGEYELSAQATAVALKKGVAANANYDDGVVVFAKPKKGLMADLSVGGQKFEYTDMELLDKD
- a CDS encoding response regulator produces the protein MKNLNLYLADDDNDDRELFVEALSEIDIPTTVTQFDNGVDLMDDLFSAKPLPDAIYLDLNMPLMNGFECLTDIRNFQRFDAIKVIVYSTFHRDREVNQLQTDGANQYIQKPTSFEDLKIMLHKSLESMASASTTEEGNTPFVILV
- a CDS encoding 3-keto-disaccharide hydrolase, whose product is MASGLLLSCEPEKEAIPYIDLFDGETLTGWTQKGGEAIYEVRDNAIVGTTVKNTPNSFMTTDKMYDDFILELDFKVDPSMNSGIQIRSNSFPYYMNGRIHGYQVEIDPSDRAWSAGIYDEARRGWLHPLADDNVKAKQAFKQNDWNHYRIEAIGDTLKTWINGVPAAHLIDSQTDSGFIGLQVHSIHKDQKAGTEIAWKNIKILTEDLQKYAKESPLPAVNMANKLTKNEKDQGWELLWDGETTNGWRGAKLETFPTKGWEIKDGILTVLSSGGEESAAGGDIVTTKNYGNFEIMVDFKLTEGANSGIKYYVDTNINKGEGSSIGLEYQILDDDKHPDAKKGNHEGSRTVSSLYDLIKADPKKPIKPIGEWNTARIVSKDNHVEHYLNGAKVLEYERKSEAYRKLVSESKYVKWPNFGELDSGQILLQDHGDRVSFKNIKIKTPKNQ